From Scophthalmus maximus strain ysfricsl-2021 chromosome 14, ASM2237912v1, whole genome shotgun sequence, one genomic window encodes:
- the calcrla gene encoding calcitonin gene-related peptide type 1 receptor, whose product MDGTGWSCMVALMLLCNVTKFFAEASLEVNETQHQNPTNVYHDMGLTRNKIVTAQFECYQKIMKDSSYSRQEPVCNRTWDGWLCWDDTRAGVISEQHCPDYFQDFDPSEMVTKICTDSGHWFLHPESNRTWTNYTLCNEHTSEVRVTAMNLFYLALIGHGLSLTSLFVSLGIFFHFKSLSCQRITLHKNLFFSFVLNSVITIILLTAVANNQELVQRNPTSCKVSQFIHLYLFGCNYFWMLCEGIYLHTLIVVAVFAEKQHLMWYYLLGWGFPLIPATIHAVARSYYYNDNCWISSKTSLLYIIHGPICAALLVNLFFLLNIVRVLITKLKVTHQAESSLYMKAVRATLILVPLLGIQYVLLPYKPEGRVSSEIYDYIMHILMHYQGLLVATIFCFFNGEVQAVLRRHWNQYQIQFGSSVGNHSDAMRSASYTASSITEVQGCYSIDGHTEHMNGKGCHDADAPILKSDSPFA is encoded by the exons ATGGACGGCACCGGGTGGAGTTGTATGGTGGCACTCATGCTGCTGTGTAATGTGACAAAG TTTTTTGCGGAGGCAAGTCTGGAGGTGAATGAAACCCAGCACCAGAATCCGACCAACGTCTACCATGACATGGGACTGACTAGGAACAAGATAGTGACTGCACAGTTTGAGTGCTACCAAAAGATCATGAAGGACAGCTCCTACAGCAGACAAG AGCCTGTGTGTAATCGGACTTGGGATGGCTGGCTGTGTTGGGATGACACCAGGGCTGGAGTTATCTCAGAGCAGCACTGCCCGGACTACTTTCAGGATTTTGATCCTTCAG AGATGGTTACAAAGATTTGCACTGACAGCGGTCACTGGTTCCTGCATCCTGAGAGCAACCGGACGTGGACCAACTACACCCTCTGCAATGAACACACCAGTGAAGTCAGAGTG ACTGCGATGAATCTTTTCTACTTAGCTCTCATAGGACATGGGCTGTCACTGACGTCCCTCTTCGTCTCGCTTGGAATATTCTTCCACTTCAA GAGTTTAAGTTGCCAAAGGATCACCCTTCACAAaaacctcttcttctccttcgttCTCAACTCTGTGATCACAATCATTTTGTTGACAGCAGTTGCAAACAACCAGGAGCTGGTGCAGAGGAATCCA ACGAGCTGTAAAGTGTCCCAGTTCATTCATCTCTACCTGTTTGGCTGCAATTACTTCTGGATGCTGTGTGAGGGAATATACCTGCACACGCTCATCGTGGTGGCCGTTTTTGCAGAGAAGCAGCACCTAATGTGGTACTACCTTCTAGGCTGGG GCTTTCCTCTCATTCCGGCCACAATACATGCCGTTGCTCGAAGTTATTACTACAATGACAA CTGTTGGATCAGCTCCAAAACGTCGCTTCTCTACATCATCCACGGTCCCATTTGTGCTGCTCTTTTG GTTAATCTGTTCTTCCTGCTGAACATTGTGCGAGTGCTCATCACCAAACTGAAGGTGACCCATCAAGCCGAGTCGAGTCTCTACATGAAAGCGGTGAGAGCCACCCTTATCCTGGTGCCTCTTCTGGGAATCCAGTATGTCCTGCTTCCCTACAAGCCAGAGGGACGGGTCTCCTCTGAAATATATGACTACATTATGCACATACTAATGCATTACCAG GGTCTGCTGGTGGCCACCATCTTCTGCTTTTTCAACGGAGAA GTCCAGGCAGTTCTGAGGAGGCACTGGAACCAGTATCAAATCCAGTTTGGCAGCAGCGTGGGAAACCACTCAGACGCCATGCGCTCAGCCTCCTACACGGCCTCTTCCATCACGGAGGTCCAGGGCTGCTACAGCATCGACGGCCACACAGAACACATGAATGGCAAGGGCTGCCACGACGCAGACGCCCCCATCCTAAAATCGGACAGCCCCTTTGCCTGA